Genomic segment of Salvia splendens isolate huo1 chromosome 12, SspV2, whole genome shotgun sequence:
CATTCCCATGAACAACCCAAGATATATGTGGAGAAAGCACGGAATAATCTGCAACATGTCAAGCTAGGGTCGTCAAAATATCTTTCCCTAGAGGCTTGAAGATTAACATGTTATCTTATCAAGGATCGTATATTGGATATTTTGTGGCTCTCAGTCTCTCAGTTTAGTAACAGAATATTAGGCTCGGATAAGAGATCATAGTCCTATGATAAAAAAGAGTAGATACAGATTTTTAAATCCATGACTCACAGATTTTCGATTGCCTACACGACTTTTAAGTACTAGAAAAGTTGGCCTGTTCGTCCTAAATTTGAAGTTGGAGTCGGTTTATCGGGTACAATGTGTCATACATTTATGAAAAATGTGTATACATTGAGTTAGCAAGGGATATCCATCcaaccaaaatcaaataaaaaacacGGTCTTACATTGATGTTAGCTCAAGTTAACACCAAAGGTAAGGGTGATGTTGAGAGTTTTTAAATCAAGAAATTGGTAGAATGACTAGTTAGATTTAAGGCACAACTATGTGGTATACAAGGAGATGCCTAACAACTGTCCTCTAACTATGATATATTTCTTGATAACTTTCTATGCCAGATAGTACTATTTATCTGTATTGCAAAGCCCAAATGCACCGAGCAGGATAAAATTTTGGACATCAAACTTGCAATGATCCATAGAAAtagtgagtgagagagagagagagagaactgAAACAATGATCTCATTTTACGTGAAAAGTGGTggttagtagtagtatattactAAATTACCTCTAGTAAGCTGTTTCTCTGGATCTCTTGTACTGTGCAAAACCATTGTACCCGAAAGCACAGTTATAAATCCGCAGAGAACGGAAGCGATGCTACTAGCACTCTGACCAGACCAATCCTGGAGTAGGAGAAAGTAGTTTGAGTTTTAACTCTAACCAAAGTAATAGTTGCACAGGAAAATTACCCAGCAACACTACAGATACCTTGAACATTATGGCACTGGCAACAATTGTAAGTGATGTGAACATGGCATAATAAATTGGAGATACGACAGCTGTGTTAAATGTGTCCAGAGCCTGGAGAGATGCCAAAATTGTCCATAAAATTTGAGCCTAATCTAAGAGTTTTGAAACGCGATcacaaaaattatatatttgtgcATGAATGAGAATTTTGGAATTCACATACCAACCTTGTTTAAGTAGTTCAATTGAGTGATAACACATGTAGCTGCCACCATGGCAAATACACAGGACTTGAAGTGAGCTACCTGGCTACTGCCCTCCAATGTGAGCTTTATAGCGATGCCTAATGCTTTCACGCTCATAACCTGCAAAGGAACATCACTTTTAATCAGACGGGGAAACAAGATTCAGTTAAACAGGATTTGCCTACGACATGCTAGCATTTACATGAAGAAGGCAAAAGCAATGGCATGTACTTACAGTTAAAGATCCAACTACAGAACAAACCCCGATGTAAATCATGATGTTTGTCTGTCCATAGCGTGGTTCACAATACAACACAAGCGCCAAGACCACAGCTACTGCTGAAGCCACGTAGAAAAGAAAAGCTGGACCAAGAAACCATACAAGTATACAGATACCttgctctttttctttttcaccCTCATCTCAccattgcagaaagaaaaagaaaatcaaagcaGCAGCAGTTAAAGTACATAGATTCACCTGGCTGTACTGCCAATTCCCAGATTTCATCGACTGAGCTGATAGCATGTTCACCAGGTGCATGAAGCACAATAACAGTAGAACCCACTATACATAAAACGCATCCCAAGATTCCTAACTTCCTCAAGGTTTCTTTCAGTAAGAAATGAGCTAAAACAGCACTGCCAATGAACACAATGTCTGTTCAGTTTTTGTTAGTATTGCTGTCAACAAAATATAGATGGGATAAAAACATCCGATAACCTGACAATTATGCTTAATGCTCCAAGTGGTGTAACAAGGACGGCAGGGGCATACATATAAGCGACAAAATTGGCAAACTCCCCAATGACCACTGAGAAAATCACAACTCTTTTGTATGATCTCAGTCATATAAAAAGCTTGATAATTTTGTATATGTGAAAAAAGAAGTCCTTACTAGTAAACATTCCGATCCACCAAAGTGGTTCGAGCAAGTATCCATATCCTCCCGAGCCTTCAATTGAGGAATTGACGATCATTAGAAACTATGACTAAATAACATCCTTAGACATTAGTGCGTACGGTATAAGTTATGCCAAGCTATTAGATTCCCTATTTAATATTACACCAACAACCAAAATTACGATTATGGAGATTCTATACTCAGAAACATATAATTCTGAAGCTAGCAAGTTACTTGCTCTGATAACCACTAAAAACTTACAAACTAGAACTTTTTTCCTTGAATCTAAGAGAACTAAACTTGGTAAATTCGATCAAGATAATCACAATGTTGATTACAAGGCAATATATAATACTAGCAGAAatgcacaaaaaaaattaaacaaaaaatctACCTTTACCTTTACATCCCTAAAAGAAGAATGCCCCAAAAATTTCTATACCTTTCTCCTAAGAAAAGCAAGCGACAAAGATAACACGAGGAGCACAACAAGATCCGAAGAAGTAAGACTCACCAGCTCGAGAGCCCAATGCGCCAGCTCTCTGTAAGCCCTTTTTCTTGATGATGAAGCTGGATCCAATAAACGCGCTCGATCCCACAGCTAATGCGAACCCTATTAGATTGTCCTTAAACATGACCCTAATCGACCGAATCCGGTGCTAATAATGATAATCCTTGTTTTATATCCCCCGAATTTAACGTCTTTACTCCCCGAGACTTGCTTTTTTTCGAAAACAAATGCAACAATCACGAATCAAAATGGGATGTGGAAATGTCGGCAGAAAATATGCGACGATGAATGTATGTATTGGTTAAACACGAGTTCAGATCATCTGCAAATCATGAGTTCAGATTGGGTGGTTTTGTATTTGGGGTGTTGGGATTTGGAATTGGAGGGAATTTAATGCTAAAATTGTTGTTATTAACTGCATTTTGGGGAGAAACAGAGTTTGATATTCAGCATATTCATAAAGAACAGATTACGTAATTATTCTTGACAGAATTAGTTTATAGTCTGATCTGACCTCTTAAtatcattttaaaaattaaatcacaAATATGGCCTAACGTACGTAAAATGGTTGCGCCTATTTTAATTAAGATTAATAATTGCTCATTCAACATTTATGCTTTCTATCAATTAAGTTTTTCAATATCTCTTATGTATATCATGCATAGACCAATAGAGATATTTACTTTGCAAAATAGAGTACGTAATTAGAGTACGTAATTAGATGTTGAATGTCGGAGTATATATCTATAATtagcattattattattattattattattattattattattattattatatttttctacATGATTAGTTTTTTCTTGATATAAACTTCACTGAATTTTGTAACTTTTCTCGTTATTTTAATTTACTAAACATAAATAGGATATAAAGTCCTTAGTTATAGGAACTATTAATAGGAAACAAAATTATCAAAACTAATTATGTATACATTAGAACAGTTCATTAGtttatggagtaataattttgTGATGTACTATTGGATGACAAAATGATTTACCATTAAAAGAAGTCACTATAGCATTACAAACTAactaggagtataattttcagCAGGAGAAGACCAACGTGTAAGCCAAAACCAACATTTGGTACAAAGCATTGTCTGCTTATTCCTCCTTACCACGAGCTGCTCTTGCGCGGTGTTTGAGCTCGGCCCTTTTCCATCTCACAATCAGATAACACAAGGAAAACAATGTGTTCACCTGCATGAGGAAGGACCACAAACACCGAATGAGGCGTGAAAAACCAAAGGATGGAAAGAGGGTGAGCAACAGCTTACCAAGATTATGATCGCGATCACTAACAAGGGCCCTGACCAGAGCACGGAGAGAAAGAGTCCGTTAGCGTCAAAGTAGTTCTGGCCTGCAAAGCTTTCCCAGTTGCTGCCAAGGACTTGATTAAGCCTCTCGGCCAGATACACTCCTCCTACTGCACAATGTCAAATACATATGATTCATAACTATGGCCCGACTAACTGTACGACTGCTGCATCTTCCAAAATCACAAGAGGGGTTGTTCAAATACTTCtgtaatttaataaaatatggcaGTTCTATGCTTATCAAAATCTGGCTTCATATTTGCTTAGGTCcaacattataaaaaaatgcGCACTATTGATAGGATTATAGAAGTCTTACATGCTAGAAGGAATAAAAACATCTGAAAGTTGATGTTTCTCCGTGATACAACAACTACTACTAGCAAGATTACGTAGAAGGAGAGAAGACGTATCAACCAAGGTTCCTGCAGACAAGAAAGGAAATTCGAAGATCAGAGACAAGCAAGTGAATACATGGGGTACACATCTAAAAAAGACAAGATAAATGGTGAAACACATAGCTAGAGAAGCTTTAATTGGGCAGTGAAACAGCTTAAACTCAAGCAACAGCACCATGGAGTAATTCCTTTGATCTACTATATATTTCCGAGTAATCAACAAAAGCCAATCGGCACTAGCTCAAGATAGGGTGTGGTTACGACATCAGGAACAGAAAACCACAGAAACCAGTGTTAGAAGTATCAAGATTGAAGAGATGCATGAGGTTGAAGATGTACATGAAGAACATGGCAATGCTAGTGCTGACATGGTTCCATGCACAGCTGGAAAGAAGAGTGCACGAGTTGGAGTTCAAGGTGTGAGCATTGGATCAGTGCCACTGCCAGCTGCAGCTCATAGCTCAAGGGACCACCTTCGTACGTTTAAGGAGGTGTTGATGCAAGGATTAAAGTAGACAGCAGTTTGTTAGCATTAGTCTTCTTAATGGTTGTTTAGTTTGGTAATCATAACAGAATATGGAATCTAGATTGTTCCATACACATGTATATAATGCTACTTTGTATCATTCATGTTTTAATCAATGAAATCGTAGCATTCAATCCCCATTCTGTTTCTGGTATAAGTGTTCTTGCTTTCATAGTTATGCTTTTGTGCTGTTcttttcatggtatcagagtaGGATCTTTTTGATCTTGTCTCTAtactactttttcttctctttttgtttgtttaCAAGAAATGGCAAGCTCCAACTGATCGCTTGGAGGTGCTGCTCAGAGTCAAGGAACTCAGCCCCTTTATGCACAACTGCCCCCAATTTCAGTGAAGTTGACTTGATGCAAACTTCCTGATGTGGCAACAGCAAGTGGATGTCACTCCTATGGATATGGGCTAGAAGGCTACCTAAATGGAGAGAAGAAACCTCCACCTCAGACAATTTTCATTGCAGAAGGAGAAGGGGGGTCTATTACTACAAATGAAGACTTCATTTCATGGCAGAGGAAGGATAGGAGAGTAGCTGCTTGGCTGCTCTCTTCTCTCTCAGAAGGAGCTCTAGGTCTGGTTGTAGGGCTGAGGTCTGCGAGGGACATGGTTGTAGGGCTGAGGTCTGCGAGGGACATTTGGAGTGCCCTTGAAACCAATTTTGCCAGCAGATCTACTGCAAAGATAATGCAGTATTAGGCAACAGATGCAAAATCAAAAGAAAGACTCACTAACTATGAGTGAGTACATTGGAAAAATGAGAAGCTATTTTGATCTACTAGGATCAGTGGGTTGCAGAGTATCAGAAGATGAGCAAGTCATGCACATTCTTGGAGGACTTGGACAAGAGTATGATCCTGTAGTGTGTGCTATAAGGTCAAGGTCAGATTCATGGAGTTTGGGAGATGCTACTGCTTTTCTACTCACTTTTGAATCAAGAATGGAGACTATGAGGTCTCATTCCTCCAGCCCAAAAGGCTCACAGCCTGTGCTGAACTTGATGCAGCAGTCAAATCAGAAAAGAGATTTCAACCCATACAACTCTAGATTTGATCCAGGAAATGGAAGAGGAGGATTAAGAAATTagagaggaggaagaggtgGAAGAGGCTTTGGCAGAGGAAACAACAAAGTGGTGTGCCAATTGTGTGATAAGCCAGGACATACTGCAGCCAAATGTTGGCACAGATTTGAGCAGAACTATGCTCCTCCACAACCACAGCCTCAGTTCAGAGGGAGTGCTCCAAATCAGCATCAAGGATTTTTTAATCCCTCAGCACACCTTGTCCACACAGCTACAGCAAGACCTCCTCCATCTCCAAATTCTGCTGCAACCTCagaatttggttttgaatcGAGTGCATCAACTAGCTGGTATCCAGACTCTGAGGCCACTCATCATGTCTCTGGAGATTTGAGCAATCTCAACACTAGCTCAGAATACACGGGAGGTAAGAGTCTCTTACTTGGAAATGGTTCTACAGTAGTTATTTCCAATATTGGAGAATCAGAATTGAAACCTCACTCTAGTTTTTCCAGAAAGCTTACATTAAAGAACCTCCTACATGTACCTAGCATAACCAAAAACCTTCTCAGTGTATCAAAGTTTGCTAGAGATAACTCTGTCTCCTTTGAGTTTCATCCTGACTGTTGTTTTGTCAAGGATTTGGGAACCGGGAAATCGTGCTCAAGGGAACTTTTACCACTTCCTAGTAGACCATTCACCAATCAAGAGAAGCTCTAGCTCCACCATCTCCTTTCCTGCTCCATTCAATCAAGGCAGCCCAGCCATGCACTCTGTTAGCTCAGCCATTCCAGCAGCTAGTGCTAGTTCAAGCCATGATATTAGTCTTGATTTAGCCTTATGGCATAATAGACTAGGACACCCTACTCTAGACATTGTCAAAAGTGTTCTCAAGAGCTGTAACATTTCTCTTAATTCAATGAATGATTCTCAACTTTGTCACTCTTGTTGCTTATCTAAGGCTCATAGACTGCCATATGATGCCTCTGAATCCGTTGTCTATTCCCCGCTTGAGCTTATACATAGTGATCTCTGGGGTCTATCTCCAGTTGTTTCAAGAAATGGTTACAGATATTATGTCTCCTTTGTGGATCATTTTACATGGTTTACATGGATATATTTGTTAAAGAACAAGAATGATGTTGCTAAGGTTTTAAGCTTTTCAAATCATTATCAGAGAATCTTTTACAAACAAAGATTAAGTGCTTTCAGTCTGACTGGGGAGGGGAGTTTCAAAGCTTAACTTCATTTCTCAAGGAGAATGGTATATCTCACAGGATCTCCTGTCCATATACTCTTTAACAAAATGGTTTGGCAGAAAGGAGACATAGGTATATAGTGGAGACTGGACTTACTCTCTTAGCTCAATCTTCACTTCCAAATCAATTATGGGATGATGCTTTTGTTTCTGCTGTGTTTCTGATCAATAAGATGCCATCCAAGATCATTGATAATGTCTCTCCATTTCAGAAATTGTATTCCAAGAGACCTGATTACTCAGCCTTGAGAGTTTTTGGATGCTTGTGTTATCCTCTGATCAGGCCATACAATAAGCATAAGTTGGAAAGCAGGTCTGTGAACTCAGTATTTTTGGGATACAGTGGATCTCATAAGGGATACAAGGCTCTTCTTCCAGATGGAAGAGTAATAGTATCTAGAGATgttgtttttgatgagcaagTCTTTCCTTATCCATCAATTTTCCCTTCTGATATCACAGACAGCTCCTTTTTTCTCTCCACCAGTTTTAATTCCATCAGCTCAAACTGATGTATTCCCTGTCATTCCTCCATCTCCACCTGCTCTTGTTGCTCACTCTGATGATTTTTCTCAGTATTCTCCTCCTCATAATTCCttccctgacagaaatactcaACACTCACCCTCTGCCTCTGACTCAGTCTCTACTGCTCAATCTTCTACTGATATTCCTAATGCTTCTTTTGATGATGATCATGCTTCTAGTAGACATCATATGACCACAAGGTCCAAATCAGGGATTTTTAAGCCCAAACTTTATAATCTCCTTCTTTCTTCACACTCAACTCCTAAATCTGTTCTTGAAGCATTGCTCATATCAGCTTGGAAGGCAGCTATGCAGGCTGAATTTGTTGTTCTCCTTAAGAATAAGACTTGGATCTTGACTACTCTGCCTCCTGGCAAAAATCTTGTGGGATGCACCTGGATATTCAAGCTGAAGCTCCATCTGTCTGGGAAATTGCTAGACTTGTTGCACAAGGTTTTTCACAGCAGCCTGGTTTTGACTTCAGTGAGACTTTTAGTCCGGTAGTAAAGCCTGCAACTATAGTTTAATCCTCACCATTGCTGTGACTTTTGG
This window contains:
- the LOC121757325 gene encoding probable magnesium transporter NIPA6 produces the protein MFKDNLIGFALAVGSSAFIGSSFIIKKKGLQRAGALGSRAGSGGYGYLLEPLWWIGMFTMVIGEFANFVAYMYAPAVLVTPLGALSIIVSAVLAHFLLKETLRKLGILGCVLCIVGSTVIVLHAPGEHAISSVDEIWELAVQPAFLFYVASAVAVVLALVLYCEPRYGQTNIMIYIGVCSVVGSLTVMSVKALGIAIKLTLEGSSQVAHFKSCVFAMVAATCVITQLNYLNKALDTFNTAVVSPIYYAMFTSLTIVASAIMFKDWSGQSASSIASVLCGFITVLSGTMVLHSTRDPEKQLTRDYSVLSPHISWVVHGNGEIWKQKDNDELQNEYVAIINQDHFK
- the LOC121758293 gene encoding transmembrane protein 18-like, with protein sequence MEELQSAVNAHFDQMADLVKKLSAEFRSGLKPAYENFMGFFHAIDWKEPWLIRLLSFYVILLVVVVVSRRNINFQMFLFLLALGGVYLAERLNQVLGSNWESFAGQNYFDANGLFLSVLWSGPLLVIAIIILVNTLFSLCYLIVRWKRAELKHRARAARGKEE